From Streptomyces sp. NBC_01460, a single genomic window includes:
- a CDS encoding NAD(P)-dependent malic enzyme: MAAEIVNPRSDSKTHGTAGPIGADEPFDPAFALHRGGKMAVQATVPIRDKDDLSLAYTPGVAKVCSAIAENPELVHDYTWKSQVVAVVTDGTAVLGLGDIGPEASLPVMEGKAILFKQFGGVDAVPIALATTDADEIVDTVVRLAPSFGGVNLEDISAPRCFEIERKLQERLDIPVFHDDQHGTAVVTLAALRNAAKLSGRTLGDLRAVISGAGAAGVAIAKFLLEAGIGDVAVADRKGIVSGDRDDLTDVKRELAEITNRAGITGPLETALAGADVFIGVSGGTVPEPAVASMAPGAFVFAMANPNPEVHPDVAHKYAAVVATGRSDYPNQINNVLAFPGIFAGALQVRASRITEGMKIAAANALADVVGDELAADYVIPSPFDERVAPAVTAAVAAAARAEGVARR, from the coding sequence ATGGCAGCGGAGATCGTCAATCCTCGCAGCGACAGCAAGACGCACGGCACGGCCGGGCCCATCGGTGCGGACGAGCCTTTCGATCCGGCCTTCGCCCTCCACCGCGGCGGGAAGATGGCCGTGCAGGCCACCGTCCCGATCCGCGACAAGGACGACCTGTCCCTCGCGTACACCCCCGGCGTGGCGAAGGTGTGCAGCGCCATCGCCGAGAATCCCGAGCTCGTCCACGACTACACCTGGAAGTCGCAGGTCGTGGCCGTCGTCACGGACGGCACCGCCGTCCTGGGCCTGGGGGACATCGGCCCCGAGGCCTCCCTCCCGGTGATGGAGGGCAAGGCGATCCTCTTCAAGCAGTTCGGCGGGGTCGACGCGGTGCCGATCGCACTCGCCACGACCGACGCGGACGAGATCGTCGACACCGTCGTCCGCCTCGCGCCGTCCTTCGGCGGGGTCAACCTGGAGGACATCTCGGCGCCGCGGTGCTTCGAGATCGAGCGCAAGCTCCAGGAACGTCTCGACATCCCGGTCTTCCACGACGACCAGCACGGCACCGCCGTGGTGACCCTCGCGGCCCTGCGCAACGCGGCGAAGCTGTCCGGCCGCACGCTCGGTGATCTGCGCGCCGTCATCTCCGGCGCCGGCGCGGCCGGTGTGGCCATCGCCAAGTTCCTGCTGGAGGCCGGCATCGGTGACGTCGCCGTCGCCGACCGCAAGGGCATCGTCAGCGGCGACCGCGACGACCTCACGGACGTCAAGCGCGAGCTGGCGGAGATCACGAACCGGGCCGGCATCACCGGCCCGCTGGAGACGGCGCTGGCCGGCGCCGACGTCTTCATCGGCGTCTCCGGCGGCACGGTCCCCGAGCCGGCCGTGGCCTCGATGGCACCCGGCGCGTTCGTGTTCGCCATGGCCAACCCGAACCCCGAGGTCCACCCCGACGTCGCGCACAAGTACGCGGCCGTGGTGGCGACCGGGCGGTCGGACTACCCCAACCAGATCAACAACGTGCTGGCGTTCCCCGGGATCTTCGCGGGCGCGCTGCAGGTGCGGGCCTCCCGGATCACCGAGGGCATGAAGATCGCCGCGGCGAACGCGCTCGCGGACGTCGTCGGGGACGAACTGGCCGCGGACTACGTGATCCCGTCGCCGTTCGACGAGCGGGTCGCTCCCGCCGTCACCGCCGCGGTGGCCGCCGCCGCCCGCGCCGAGGGCGTCGCACGGCGCTGA
- a CDS encoding PadR family transcriptional regulator, whose product MAPVFAHGRLRLYLLKLLDEAPRHGYEVIRLLEERFQGLYAPSAGTVYPRLAKLEAEGLVTHATEGGRKVYSITDAGRAELAGRGGELADLELEIRESVSELAAEIREDVRGAAGRLRSEMRAAASESRHTSSGDRSGWDPGFGEKEAWRTAKEELRKAKQEWKEQARRAKDESRKAREDAEQARRQAQEAHEKAREQVQNAARQVQEHFARGDWPAGVRDGLAEITGQLGGFARTGTWPSYSRPAPEEPDIEWAADTASTGDPARDLDRLLDRFRDDIRDAARDRGVSEAQLSEARGHLAAAATHIDSLLRGRSGGAKGASGTT is encoded by the coding sequence ATGGCCCCCGTATTCGCCCACGGACGCCTCCGCCTCTACCTCCTCAAGCTGCTGGACGAGGCACCCCGTCACGGGTACGAGGTGATCCGCCTCCTGGAGGAGCGCTTCCAGGGGCTGTACGCACCCTCGGCCGGCACCGTCTATCCGCGGCTGGCCAAGCTCGAGGCCGAGGGTCTGGTCACCCACGCCACCGAGGGCGGCCGCAAGGTCTACTCCATCACCGACGCCGGGCGCGCCGAGCTGGCAGGCCGGGGTGGCGAACTGGCCGATCTGGAGCTGGAGATCCGGGAGTCCGTCTCCGAGCTCGCCGCCGAGATCCGTGAGGACGTACGGGGCGCGGCGGGCCGCCTCCGCAGCGAGATGCGTGCCGCGGCCTCCGAGTCCCGCCACACCTCTTCGGGCGACAGGAGCGGCTGGGATCCCGGTTTCGGGGAGAAGGAGGCCTGGCGCACGGCGAAGGAGGAGCTGCGGAAGGCCAAGCAGGAGTGGAAGGAACAGGCCCGCAGGGCGAAGGACGAGTCCCGCAAGGCCCGTGAGGACGCGGAACAGGCCCGCCGTCAGGCCCAGGAGGCACACGAGAAGGCGCGGGAGCAGGTGCAGAACGCCGCGCGCCAGGTCCAGGAGCACTTCGCGCGGGGCGACTGGCCCGCTGGGGTGCGGGACGGACTGGCCGAGATCACCGGCCAGCTCGGCGGCTTCGCCAGGACCGGCACCTGGCCCTCGTACAGCCGGCCCGCGCCCGAGGAGCCGGACATCGAGTGGGCGGCCGACACCGCGAGTACCGGCGATCCGGCCCGCGACCTGGACCGCCTGCTGGACCGCTTCCGGGACGACATCCGTGACGCCGCCCGGGACCGCGGGGTCAGCGAGGCCCAGCTGTCGGAGGCCCGCGGCCATCTGGCCGCAGCCGCCACCCACATCGACTCACTGCTGCGCGGTAGGTCCGGCGGGGCGAAGGGCGCGTCCGGCACCACCTGA
- a CDS encoding DUF4097 family beta strand repeat-containing protein, giving the protein MPESTWTVAEPRRLAFDEPVTALDVRVVDGAINIVGTDEPTARLEVSAIDGPPLIVTLRGGILTVTYEDLPWQGFLTWLDHRRPRRSAVVSLSVPAGAAVKVGAIGAEAVVSGIRGRTELSGISGDSTLVGLSGAVRAETVSGGLEAQTVTGDLHFQSVSGDLTVVEGTGTSVRAESVTGHMVLDLGTSSQPTDIRLTSVSGEIAVRLPHPADAKVEANTAGGTISNAFEDLRVGGQWGAKKITGTLGAGTGRLKATTVSGSIALLRRPPAQDHAHDAEPTGKVL; this is encoded by the coding sequence ATGCCTGAGTCGACGTGGACCGTCGCCGAGCCCCGAAGGCTCGCCTTCGACGAACCGGTGACCGCACTCGACGTGCGCGTCGTCGACGGTGCGATCAACATCGTCGGCACGGACGAGCCCACAGCCCGTCTGGAGGTGTCGGCGATCGACGGGCCACCGCTGATCGTGACCCTGCGAGGGGGCATCCTCACCGTCACCTACGAGGACCTGCCGTGGCAGGGGTTCCTCACCTGGCTCGACCACCGACGTCCGCGCCGCAGTGCTGTGGTCTCCCTCAGCGTGCCCGCGGGCGCGGCGGTGAAGGTCGGGGCGATCGGGGCCGAGGCGGTCGTCTCGGGGATCCGAGGGCGCACCGAGCTGAGCGGCATCTCCGGCGACAGCACCCTGGTAGGCCTTTCGGGAGCCGTCAGGGCCGAGACCGTGTCCGGCGGCCTGGAGGCCCAGACCGTCACCGGCGACCTCCACTTCCAGTCCGTGTCGGGCGATCTGACGGTCGTCGAGGGCACCGGCACCTCGGTCCGCGCGGAGTCCGTCACGGGCCACATGGTGCTCGATCTCGGCACCTCGTCGCAGCCGACGGACATCAGGCTGACCTCGGTGTCCGGCGAGATCGCCGTCCGGCTGCCGCACCCGGCGGACGCGAAGGTCGAGGCGAACACCGCCGGCGGCACCATTTCCAACGCCTTCGAGGACCTGCGCGTGGGGGGCCAGTGGGGAGCGAAGAAGATCACCGGAACGCTGGGAGCGGGCACGGGAAGACTGAAGGCGACCACCGTCTCGGGTTCGATCGCCCTGTTGCGCCGTCCCCCCGCCCAGGACCACGCCCACGATGCCGAGCCGACCGGAAAGGTGCTCTGA
- a CDS encoding sigma factor-like helix-turn-helix DNA-binding protein, with protein MTEATDLAARAGDHDPRVGLRAVAALRRLLEQLEAVQVRSARVQGWSWQEIAAELGVSRQAVHKKYGRH; from the coding sequence ATGACCGAAGCAACGGACCTCGCCGCCCGCGCCGGTGACCACGACCCGCGGGTCGGCCTGCGGGCCGTCGCCGCGCTGCGGCGGCTGCTCGAACAGCTCGAAGCCGTCCAGGTGAGAAGCGCCCGCGTCCAGGGATGGTCGTGGCAGGAGATTGCTGCCGAGCTCGGTGTCAGCAGGCAGGCCGTGCACAAGAAGTACGGGAGGCATTGA
- a CDS encoding zinc-binding dehydrogenase, protein MFAAYAARIDRDRPLDGLELGERPAPEARSGWTTVQVKAASLNHHDLWSLRGVGLAEDKLPMILGCDAAGIDQDGNEVVLHSVIGQTGHGVGPDEPRSILTERYQGTFAELVTVPSWNVLPKPKELTFEQAACLPTAWLTAYRMLFTNAGVRPGDSVLVQGAGGGVATAAIVLGKAAGLRMFATSRDEAKRKRAVELGAMEAYEPGARLPKRVDAVIETVGAATWSHSVKSLRPGGTLVISGATSGDRPAHAELTRIFFLELKVVGSTMGSKDELEDLLSFCAATGVRPVIDATLPLDRAREGFERLAAGDLFGKIVLTP, encoded by the coding sequence ATGTTCGCCGCCTACGCAGCCCGCATCGACCGTGACCGGCCCCTCGACGGACTCGAACTGGGCGAACGCCCGGCCCCCGAGGCGCGGTCCGGATGGACCACCGTCCAGGTGAAGGCCGCTTCGCTCAACCATCACGACCTCTGGTCCCTCCGCGGCGTCGGCCTCGCCGAGGACAAGCTGCCCATGATCCTCGGCTGCGACGCCGCGGGCATCGACCAGGACGGCAACGAGGTCGTCCTGCACTCCGTCATCGGCCAGACGGGGCACGGCGTCGGACCGGACGAGCCGCGCTCCATCCTCACCGAGCGCTATCAGGGCACCTTCGCGGAGCTGGTCACCGTCCCCAGCTGGAACGTGCTGCCCAAGCCGAAGGAACTCACCTTCGAGCAGGCCGCCTGTCTGCCGACCGCCTGGCTGACGGCCTACCGGATGCTGTTCACCAACGCCGGGGTGCGGCCCGGCGACTCCGTCCTCGTGCAGGGTGCCGGCGGCGGTGTGGCCACGGCGGCGATCGTGCTCGGCAAGGCCGCAGGGCTGCGGATGTTCGCCACCAGCCGCGACGAGGCCAAGCGCAAGCGGGCCGTCGAGCTGGGTGCGATGGAGGCCTACGAGCCGGGCGCGCGGCTGCCGAAGCGCGTCGACGCCGTCATCGAGACCGTCGGTGCCGCGACCTGGTCCCACTCGGTCAAGTCGCTGCGGCCCGGAGGCACCCTGGTCATCTCGGGTGCCACCAGCGGTGACCGGCCCGCGCACGCCGAGCTGACGCGCATCTTCTTCCTCGAGCTCAAGGTCGTCGGCTCGACGATGGGCTCCAAGGACGAGCTGGAGGACCTGCTCTCGTTCTGCGCGGCCACCGGGGTGCGGCCCGTCATCGACGCGACGCTGCCGCTCGACCGGGCCCGCGAAGGCTTCGAGCGGCTCGCCGCCGGAGACCTGTTCGGGAAGATCGTCCTCACTCCCTGA
- a CDS encoding GNAT family N-acetyltransferase: MSAPGELPAPGGLTLRTWRADDAPALLRAFRPLEMARQAGRPVTTGAEALEWVAERESERAAGTAYTWAVVRDGVPLGHVSVAAVNRVHDTGWVSYWTVEEARGTGVALGGVRALARWAFDDLGLHRLELGHRTNNPASCAVAVRAGFVPEGIDREKLRYGDVRYDVERHARLATDHVNEG; encoded by the coding sequence ATGAGTGCACCGGGGGAACTGCCCGCGCCCGGCGGCCTCACGCTGAGGACCTGGCGGGCCGACGACGCTCCGGCGCTGCTCCGCGCGTTCCGGCCCCTGGAGATGGCGCGGCAGGCGGGCCGGCCCGTCACGACCGGCGCCGAGGCGCTGGAGTGGGTCGCGGAGCGGGAGAGCGAACGGGCGGCCGGCACGGCGTACACCTGGGCGGTCGTCCGGGACGGAGTGCCGCTCGGCCATGTGTCCGTAGCGGCGGTGAACCGCGTCCATGACACCGGCTGGGTCTCGTACTGGACGGTCGAAGAGGCGCGCGGGACGGGCGTCGCCCTCGGGGGCGTGCGGGCACTCGCCCGCTGGGCCTTCGACGACCTGGGGCTCCACCGGCTGGAGCTCGGGCACCGTACGAACAATCCCGCGTCCTGCGCCGTGGCCGTCCGGGCCGGCTTCGTCCCCGAGGGCATCGACCGGGAGAAGCTCCGCTACGGGGATGTCCGGTACGACGTGGAGCGCCACGCGCGCCTCGCCACCGATCATGTCAATGAAGGTTGA
- a CDS encoding Clp protease N-terminal domain-containing protein yields the protein MFERFTKGARAVVTGAVTHAERIGADSVTEEHLLLSLLDQEGSRASLAVASLGLTGRRASVETALTEARRRGGLTRADTEALAGIGIDVGEIVARVEGAHGEGALAGDRTNRRWRTGHRPFTGGAKSILEKSLRIALGRRDRFIGEEHLLLALTACPGVAADVLAEHGATYATVERALYGGEGGGQARAS from the coding sequence ATGTTCGAGCGATTCACCAAGGGCGCCCGGGCCGTCGTGACCGGCGCGGTGACCCACGCGGAACGGATCGGGGCGGACTCGGTCACGGAGGAGCACCTGCTGCTCTCCCTGCTGGACCAGGAGGGCAGCCGGGCCTCCCTCGCCGTCGCCTCCCTCGGACTCACCGGCCGACGCGCCTCCGTGGAGACGGCGCTCACGGAGGCGCGCCGCCGGGGTGGGCTCACCAGGGCCGACACCGAGGCGCTCGCCGGCATCGGCATCGATGTCGGCGAGATCGTGGCCCGGGTCGAGGGCGCCCACGGGGAAGGGGCGTTGGCGGGCGACCGCACGAACCGCCGGTGGCGGACCGGGCACCGCCCCTTCACGGGCGGCGCGAAGAGCATCCTGGAGAAGTCCCTGCGCATCGCGCTGGGTCGCCGGGACCGCTTCATCGGTGAGGAGCACCTGCTGCTTGCCCTGACCGCCTGCCCCGGCGTCGCCGCCGACGTACTCGCTGAACACGGTGCGACCTACGCGACGGTGGAGCGCGCGCTGTACGGCGGCGAGGGCGGGGGCCAGGCCCGGGCGAGCTGA